The sequence ttttttatattaaaaacaaaaccaaaaccataaAATTTAAGCAAAATAAGATACTTGGATAGTTTAATCGGATACTGCCATGTTATGTAAGATTGGTGCGGAAGAAGAAAAACCTGCTCTGTATACCGATTGTTATGGTCTCACATAACTCGTCTTGATTTCGCCTACAAAGTTAAGTATGATCATGGCAAGGAACCGATTGTTGTGGTCTCATTAGAGGGACACCAATACCTCCGGTATCATTCAAGGGATACCAGACCTCCCACCGATTACTTCGAGTGTAATCAAACTCCTAATCATAGAAGAACTCCAACTTTTTCATAATTCAAGTCATAACCTTCTATTATTACATAACACACGTATATATAGCATCCTAGAAGAAACTACTTCCGTAACTACCTATTTGATAACTACTACATAACTGCAAAAGTTATTATTCAATAGTACACATAGGACACACATACATAGTTACATAACATACTCAAACTCCTTCATCATTCTTGCCACTGATACATTTGATAGgtataattttattaattttgattGTTATCTCTTTTTGGAAGGTTGAATTGCTATTAATTTTATTATGGAAATTTATTTTTGGAAGTGACTGATTTAGTGTTTGTGCTTTCGGGATTTTAGTGATCCAGTGATAGTATTGATTTCGGATGGGAAACCGCTCTGTGcattcttggaagatgagaatttgttggtaggttattTCACATAAAGTGTTTGATAAAAAGcatatcagaagaaaaaaaaagggtggAAGCTTATTACTGCTAAGGTGCATCTTAATTTTGGTTTATTTTAGTTTGTGAGTGTTTGAATCTTTTGATTAAACTGATCATTTAGAGTTTACATTTTTTGagaattgttgttattgttgtcgATAATAAGATATATATCACGCGCGTATGCGCGTGCTCTATTCCTATTTGAAATAAAAGTTTGGGGCAGTAGCCTCtgattccttcaaaaaaaaataaaaaaataaaaaaatccaacGGATCTTCCTAAATCTTTGATTCTCTAATAGTGTAATCCAAACAacaatttctaggaccaaacaaaCTAACtctattatattatttttaggaCTAAATGGTAATTTCAACTCTCTGTTGACAATCATTTTaaatttgacttatcaaaaaaaacaaaaacaaaaaaagaaggtAGTTTCTACTCTAGTAATCTGAATTTTACAAGGCAGCTCTGAATTTTCACTATATAGAATTTTCACCGCCTACAGCTGAAGCACATAAGACGCAAATGAGATTGTAGGCACTCGGGCTTAAAAtggttatttttatttctttagttCGTCTGCAAAATAGAACTTGTAAAAGTATTTACATCTTCTTTTTAAATTCAGTGGGAACTGCTGGTGAACCTGTCCCGAGTCTCAAATCTCAATAGGTATATACATGAAATACCATGAGTTCAACCCTGCTAAAGAATAGTTGCTGTTATAAGCAGATACAGAAGAAAAATGTACATCACTGCAAGCAGTCCAGAAAACGCCACGAATACAAATGCATGAGGTTCCATGATCTGTGTGGGAAACACGAAAATTGATGATGAATCTGGATGTCTGAGTTGTAGAGTCAATGATGATCTGGTGTTTCTCTTAAGTGAGATACCCTGATCTCTGACAGATCTCTTCGGCTTGTTCTTTTGGCACATACACTGCTTTGTGCAGCAAACTATGGGTTCGCCCATAACATAAATAAACGAAGACACCGAGTATCAACCACACAGAAACACGAATCCACGTGCCAATTCTGAATCCAAAAAGAGCAAAATGTGATCAGATAACAGGTGTAAGCCTCATTTACCCACCAATAAAATACTCCCTCTATTTTTAAAAACAGAGGGAGTTTAAAATTGTGCACATATAAAATGGATCAAGAAACTAACCCGAGATTGATCAGTAAGTAGACATTTATAAGAATGCTTGCAATTGGTAGGAGAGGAACGAAAGGGCAAGTGAAACCTGCATAAGTTCAAACAGTTATCCTGACTACTCTACAAACCATTACACCAGACCAGACTATGCTCTGTGCGTAATATACTGAAAGCAACAACAAATTGGAACAATATCTAGATGAACCTACAAAGGTAAGTGGTTCCCCGACATACATAGTTTAATTTGCTCCCCACTCCCCACTCCAAAGGTGGGTTAATAAACACATTGGCATTTTCGGGAAATGCAACTTCAAAAATATAAACTATTCTATTTTGGAAAACAAAATTCAGACAACCCATAGGGGTCTGTTCACTCATTACAGGGCGATACAATCAAATGCTAGAATATCTAGCAGGCCTATGATCCACCTACGATCCACCAGCGGATGATTATTCAATTTAAAGATCGCCAAGATGGGATTTATCAATGTATTTGTATGATGACTAGAGTAGTCTACTAATGCAGTAACCCAGGTGAGCTACCCATCTTCTTGAATTAACCTCGTAATTTTAGTTCTTAGTGAGGGCATGAGAATAATGGAGTGAAATATACCTCCAATGTGTCCAAAGCTGTGTCTCGCATTATCTTGATCAATCCACGATAGCACAATTAGACCACACAAAAGAAGAGAGACACCAATTCCGCACAACAGGTAGCGAGCAGttctaaaaacaagaaaagaaaattgaGAAGTCGCGTAGGACCAATCGAACTATCTTTCAGAGCTGCGACAACAGCCTTTGGCCAAAAGAAATATAGAACCTCCACGACCGATAATGGAAACAACCATCATAATATCCACAAAAAATGATTCCAGATATAACGTTGCATTAGTATTAACTATTAACTACTAGAAATGGTGACTTTTAGATCATGCTCAATTATTAGGATGAAAGTTATAGTTAATATTACCCGGGCAAGTTTTCAGCTGAAGAAGCTGCAGAGGTGACCAGAAACACTCCTACGCAAACAAAGGCTATGTTCCAAGCTGCAACTCGTCGTCTCTTTTGTTCATTCAATTTATCTGCAACAATCAGCATAAAGCAGAAAAGTAATTAACAGGTAGAAACTATGaccaattcacaaaaaaaaaggtcaagagaaggaaaaaaaacattGTCACGCCAAATCTACCAAAATCCTGTATTTGAACCCGATATTCTACTGCGTCAACATCCTCTAGAATAAAAAACATAACTTACCATGACCAGAATCTATGTCTTTTACTATAAGAGGATAGCCAATAGATGTTTCAGCTTCAGGTTGGAAACATTTGTTATTCTTAGTAGAAACTATCGGATCCTTAGTGTTACTTCCATCAATTTCTGGAGTAGTATAACTGTACTGTGTTGAAACTGAATCAAATGTTTCATGATCTGACGATGATAGAGGCACTTCATCTGGTGGAACATATCTTAAAATCAAAATAGAGATAGCAACAATAGTGAACGCGAGAAGAGTTCCCACACTGACCTGCAAATTCCAGATTGACCTTTTCATTGTTGCTTGATTCTTAGTGTGAGCATATGACAATTGCAAATTTCTGAATACTGCGCATAGCGGAATAAAGTTTTACGTACCATCCCTGCTAATTGAGAAACATCCATAAAGAACGACAATAGTGCAGCACATATCCCAGTAACTATTGTGCTCTTTACAGGAACTTGGGTGTGTTTGTTGACGTCCGAAAAAAAAGAAGGGAGCAAACCGTCTCTAGCCATAAGCATCAAGATTCGAGGCTGAAAAAACAATTACAAGAATATTTAGATCTCAACaagcaaaatataaaaataaataatctaCAGTACTAGAAAATGAGGTGAATATAACAATACAGAATCAGAAAATGCACATACTGAATTAAACAAAAATCACCCCTCCAGTATTATATACGTTTAGAGACGTCAATAAGGGAAACTTTTGTGAGAAATATCCCTAACCTTTTGGTCATTCTCTTAAAAGGCCAGTGGCCATTGCCATGAATCTATGCTAGTATCTAAGCAAATTAACTTCAATCATGAAAGATTCTCTCGGATAGATAAAATTAGTTCTTACAACAAGCAATCAATAGCAAAATTTGAACTCTTTTGGAAGGCAGCGGTAAAACTAAGCACCACTACAAACTAAGAATGACTcaaaaagacaaaaggttctcaaGTTAATTACCTGCGGAAGAAGAGATCCCATCAAGTTTGAGCAGAGCGCAGTGACTGCTCCAGTCGTGATTATGTATCTTCAGTAGAGAATGGGGAAGGAGATGAGATAATggaaataaataaacaaagccAACAAAATATATAATATTTCTTTACTTACACTGCCCATTGCATGCCTTGGCCGGCAAATGCAGATGAAATAGGGGTATCAGGATCCATTGCATAGTATGGTACCAGGCCAACAATAACAACAGACACAAGCATATACAACATGCAACATATGGATAGGGACATCCCTATACCCAACGGCAAATCACGTTGAGGGTTCTTGACCTGCAGCCAATAAAAATCATACAGCAAAATTTAAGAGAGGTTCGTGGATTCAAATTTTTGAAGATACTAAGGTTTGGCTCAGAGATGTTCAATAGTGACCTCAACTTTACCTCCTCAGCAGTGCAAGAAACCGAATCGAACCCTATGTATGCAAAGAAAACTGTTGCAGACCCAGCAAGCATTCCATCCACTCCAAACGGAAAATACCTAAAAGGTAAGATTACGG comes from Papaver somniferum cultivar HN1 chromosome 7, ASM357369v1, whole genome shotgun sequence and encodes:
- the LOC113298864 gene encoding cationic amino acid transporter 2, vacuolar-like, yielding MGLLEFESLPNAAGSGKGCISWGFRSLIRRKQVDSAHVKKYGKHPQLAKELSILELIAIGVGSTIGAGVYVLVGTVAREHCGPALTISFFIAGIAAALSAFCYAELACRCPSAGSAYHYSYICVGEGVAWLIGWALILEYTIGGSAVARGISPNLALFFGGEGNLPVFLARTYFPGLDVVVDPCAALLVFVVTGLLCMGIKESSFAQGIVTTANICVMFFVVLAGGYLGFKTGWAGYQLPTGYFPFGVDGMLAGSATVFFAYIGFDSVSCTAEEVKNPQRDLPLGIGMSLSICCMLYMLVSVVIVGLVPYYAMDPDTPISSAFAGQGMQWAVYIITTGAVTALCSNLMGSLLPQPRILMLMARDGLLPSFFSDVNKHTQVPVKSTIVTGICAALLSFFMDVSQLAGMVSVGTLLAFTIVAISILILRYVPPDEVPLSSSDHETFDSVSTQYSYTTPEIDGSNTKDPIVSTKNNKCFQPEAETSIGYPLIVKDIDSGHDKLNEQKRRRVAAWNIAFVCVGVFLVTSAASSAENLPGTARYLLCGIGVSLLLCGLIVLSWIDQDNARHSFGHIGGFTCPFVPLLPIASILINVYLLINLGIGTWIRVSVWLILGVFVYLCYGRTHSLLHKAVYVPKEQAEEICQRSGYLT